A DNA window from Setaria viridis chromosome 2, Setaria_viridis_v4.0, whole genome shotgun sequence contains the following coding sequences:
- the LOC117842677 gene encoding protein ACCELERATED CELL DEATH 6 isoform X2 yields MATNTREEPRSPRASVVSSEADAKMVVATSREDCQKLKDLVCQQDATTMLVVTSSSKQDPHEVAPATMHPLVAAAACRGNREELNFLLNREGPQEHPIPVSTACSHHGGGSQIFRNQVAAYSCADLEQGTNEVSLLNGVTVEGDTALHLVAANGDGEDFLKCADLIHTKNKVVLLSMEDKAGLLLSTQNNKGDTPLHCAARAGKTKMVSHLIGLSKDNNIVEELLRKENNSKETALHEAVRIGNNDIVKVLLEADPRLACFPEKGSSALYLAILQEEESIAQTLYDKSEGILSYWGPDGQNALHAAVLRSTEMVKKLLDWNQKLTSQGDCNGTSLGAQEVRRLLEANPAALYQPDKCGLYPIHIAASVGNKMLVAKFIRYCPSSAGLRDSIGRTFLHVAVEKSRRNIVSFASRTRSLAWILNMQDNDGNTALHLAAQAGSLRMFCSLFVNPQVHINIINKKVQTPLDIARCRIPPGMHSEQSSEAKIHLILKQTGGRYGGHRWDHFGGKYIQREVESKELEKVKDSTQALCIGSVLIATVAFGATFALPGGYKADDHTNGGTPTLAGRYAFDAFIMANTIAFICSSIATVGFMYSGTSMVDLKTRKVYLGTAVFFMYSSVTSLAAAFALGVYMVLVPVAHKTAVAVVVTSPLVVIFTNIEIWLKMLFMHELCAVESE; encoded by the exons ATGGCGACAAACACCCGAGAGGAGCCTCGCTCGCCCAGAGCATCGGTGGTTTCCTCAGAGGCAGACGCCAAAATGGTGGTGGCCACAAGCCGTGAAGACTGCCAAAAGTTGAAGGATCTGGTGTGCCAGCAAGATGCTACGACGATGCTGGTGGTCACGTCATCGAGCAAACAGGATCCTCACGAGGTCGCGCCAGCAACCATGCATCCGctggtagcagcagcagcatgcagAGGCAATAGGGAGGAGCTGAATTTTCTTCTCAACAGAGAAGGCCCACAGGAGCATCCTATTCCAGTCTCCACGGCTTGTAGTCACCACGGCGGTGGTAGCCAAATATTTCGCAATCAGGTTGCTGCATATTCCTGTGCCGATCTGGAACAAGGCACTAATGAAGTGTCGCTTCTGAATGGTGTTACGGTGGAGGGGGACACCGCACTACATCTGGTGGCTGCCAATGGAGATGGAGAGGACTTTCTCAAATGTGCAGACCTCATCCACACCAAGAACAAAGTAGTATTACTGTCTATGGAAGATAAAGCAGGCCTATTACTGTCTACGCAAAATAACAAGGGCGACACGCCCTTGCATTGTGCAGCAAGGGCTGGGAAGACCAAAATGGTGTCTCATCTTATTGGTCTTTCCAAAGACAACAATATTGTTGAAGAACTCCTAAGGAAGGAGAATAATAGTAAGGAGACCGCCTTGCATGAGGCTGTCCGTATCGGAAATAATGACATAGTCAAGGTGCTCCTGGAGGCTGATCCCAGATTGGCTTGTTTCCCAGAAAAAGGCTCTTCAGCTCTGTATCTAGCCATCTTGCAGGAGGAGGAAAGCATTGCACAGACACTGTATGATAAGAGTGAAGGTATTCTCTCATATTGGGGACCAGATGGGCAAAATGCATTGCATGCTGCCGTATTGCGAAGCACAG AGATGGTAAAAAAGCTGCTGGACTGGAACCAGAAACTTACTTCACAAGGGGACTGCAACGGAA CATCTCTGGGTGCCCAAGAAGTCCGGAGACTACTGGAAGCAAATCCAGCCGCACTGTATCAACCGGACAAGTGTGGATTGTATCCTATACACATCGCTGCCTCTGTTGGTAATAAAATGCTCGTCGCTAAATTTATCAGGTACTGTCCGAGCAGTGCCGGATTGCGCGATAGCATTGGACGAACGTTCCTTCACGTTGCTGTTGAGAAATCGAGACGGAATATTGTTTCATTCGCTAGCAGAACTCGGTCGTTAGCTTGGATTTTGAATATGCAAGACAATGACGGGAACACTGCATTGCACCTGGCTGCCCAGGCCGGGAGTCTACGGATGTTCTGTTCTCTATTTGTGAATCCGCAGGTGCacataaatattataaataagaAAGTGCAAACTCCTCTCGATATAGCACGGTGTAGGATCCCCCCAGGAATGCATTCTGAACAG AGCAGCGAAGCAAAGATTCACTTGATACTGAAACAAACCGGGGGTAGGTACGGTGGTCATCGATGGGACCATTTTGGAGGAAAATATATTCAGCGAGAAGTCGAAAGCAAAGAATTGGAGAAGGTGAAAGACTCAACGCAAGCTCTATGTATTGGCTCAGTTCTAATCGCAACAGTGGCATTTGGTGCAACTTTCGCCCTTCCTGGTGGTTACAAAGCTGACGATCACACAAATGGGGGGACACCAACTCTCGCTGGGAGGTATGCTTTTGATGCATTCATAATGGCCAACACAATAGCATTCATCTGCTCCTCGATAGCGACTGTTGGTTTCATGTACTCCGGAACTTCAATGGTTGACCTGAAGACCCGCAAAGTCTACCTTGGAACAGCAGTATTCTTCATGTATAGTTCAGTCACGAGCTTGGCTGCTGCCTTTGCACTAGGTGTGTATATGGTCCTAGTCCCAGTTGCTCACAAGACTGCCGTTGCAGTCGTTGTGACGAGTCCTCTCGTAGTTATATTCACAAACATCGAAATTTGGCTGAAAATGCTCTTTATGCACGAGCTATGTGCAGTAGAATCGGAATAA
- the LOC117842677 gene encoding uncharacterized protein isoform X1 gives MATNTREEPRSPRASVVSSEADAKMVVATSREDCQKLKDLVCQQDATTMLVVTSSSKQDPHEVAPATMHPLVAAAACRGNREELNFLLNREGPQEHPIPVSTACSHHGGGSQIFRNQVAAYSCADLEQGTNEVSLLNGVTVEGDTALHLVAANGDGEDFLKCADLIHTKNKVVLLSMEDKAGLLLSTQNNKGDTPLHCAARAGKTKMVSHLIGLSKDNNIVEELLRKENNSKETALHEAVRIGNNDIVKVLLEADPRLACFPEKGSSALYLAILQEEESIAQTLYDKSEGILSYWGPDGQNALHAAVLRSTEMVKKLLDWNQKLTSQGDCNGSTPLHFTSSRSRLNITWVIHTILWIRVPFPASLGAQEVRRLLEANPAALYQPDKCGLYPIHIAASVGNKMLVAKFIRYCPSSAGLRDSIGRTFLHVAVEKSRRNIVSFASRTRSLAWILNMQDNDGNTALHLAAQAGSLRMFCSLFVNPQVHINIINKKVQTPLDIARCRIPPGMHSEQSSEAKIHLILKQTGGRYGGHRWDHFGGKYIQREVESKELEKVKDSTQALCIGSVLIATVAFGATFALPGGYKADDHTNGGTPTLAGRYAFDAFIMANTIAFICSSIATVGFMYSGTSMVDLKTRKVYLGTAVFFMYSSVTSLAAAFALGVYMVLVPVAHKTAVAVVVTSPLVVIFTNIEIWLKMLFMHELCAVESE, from the exons ATGGCGACAAACACCCGAGAGGAGCCTCGCTCGCCCAGAGCATCGGTGGTTTCCTCAGAGGCAGACGCCAAAATGGTGGTGGCCACAAGCCGTGAAGACTGCCAAAAGTTGAAGGATCTGGTGTGCCAGCAAGATGCTACGACGATGCTGGTGGTCACGTCATCGAGCAAACAGGATCCTCACGAGGTCGCGCCAGCAACCATGCATCCGctggtagcagcagcagcatgcagAGGCAATAGGGAGGAGCTGAATTTTCTTCTCAACAGAGAAGGCCCACAGGAGCATCCTATTCCAGTCTCCACGGCTTGTAGTCACCACGGCGGTGGTAGCCAAATATTTCGCAATCAGGTTGCTGCATATTCCTGTGCCGATCTGGAACAAGGCACTAATGAAGTGTCGCTTCTGAATGGTGTTACGGTGGAGGGGGACACCGCACTACATCTGGTGGCTGCCAATGGAGATGGAGAGGACTTTCTCAAATGTGCAGACCTCATCCACACCAAGAACAAAGTAGTATTACTGTCTATGGAAGATAAAGCAGGCCTATTACTGTCTACGCAAAATAACAAGGGCGACACGCCCTTGCATTGTGCAGCAAGGGCTGGGAAGACCAAAATGGTGTCTCATCTTATTGGTCTTTCCAAAGACAACAATATTGTTGAAGAACTCCTAAGGAAGGAGAATAATAGTAAGGAGACCGCCTTGCATGAGGCTGTCCGTATCGGAAATAATGACATAGTCAAGGTGCTCCTGGAGGCTGATCCCAGATTGGCTTGTTTCCCAGAAAAAGGCTCTTCAGCTCTGTATCTAGCCATCTTGCAGGAGGAGGAAAGCATTGCACAGACACTGTATGATAAGAGTGAAGGTATTCTCTCATATTGGGGACCAGATGGGCAAAATGCATTGCATGCTGCCGTATTGCGAAGCACAG AGATGGTAAAAAAGCTGCTGGACTGGAACCAGAAACTTACTTCACAAGGGGACTGCAACGGAAGTACGCCCCTTCACTTCACGTCATCTCGATCACGACTAAACATAACATGGGTTATCCATACTATTCTCTGGATTCGTGTTCCGTTTCCAGCATCTCTGGGTGCCCAAGAAGTCCGGAGACTACTGGAAGCAAATCCAGCCGCACTGTATCAACCGGACAAGTGTGGATTGTATCCTATACACATCGCTGCCTCTGTTGGTAATAAAATGCTCGTCGCTAAATTTATCAGGTACTGTCCGAGCAGTGCCGGATTGCGCGATAGCATTGGACGAACGTTCCTTCACGTTGCTGTTGAGAAATCGAGACGGAATATTGTTTCATTCGCTAGCAGAACTCGGTCGTTAGCTTGGATTTTGAATATGCAAGACAATGACGGGAACACTGCATTGCACCTGGCTGCCCAGGCCGGGAGTCTACGGATGTTCTGTTCTCTATTTGTGAATCCGCAGGTGCacataaatattataaataagaAAGTGCAAACTCCTCTCGATATAGCACGGTGTAGGATCCCCCCAGGAATGCATTCTGAACAG AGCAGCGAAGCAAAGATTCACTTGATACTGAAACAAACCGGGGGTAGGTACGGTGGTCATCGATGGGACCATTTTGGAGGAAAATATATTCAGCGAGAAGTCGAAAGCAAAGAATTGGAGAAGGTGAAAGACTCAACGCAAGCTCTATGTATTGGCTCAGTTCTAATCGCAACAGTGGCATTTGGTGCAACTTTCGCCCTTCCTGGTGGTTACAAAGCTGACGATCACACAAATGGGGGGACACCAACTCTCGCTGGGAGGTATGCTTTTGATGCATTCATAATGGCCAACACAATAGCATTCATCTGCTCCTCGATAGCGACTGTTGGTTTCATGTACTCCGGAACTTCAATGGTTGACCTGAAGACCCGCAAAGTCTACCTTGGAACAGCAGTATTCTTCATGTATAGTTCAGTCACGAGCTTGGCTGCTGCCTTTGCACTAGGTGTGTATATGGTCCTAGTCCCAGTTGCTCACAAGACTGCCGTTGCAGTCGTTGTGACGAGTCCTCTCGTAGTTATATTCACAAACATCGAAATTTGGCTGAAAATGCTCTTTATGCACGAGCTATGTGCAGTAGAATCGGAATAA
- the LOC117843533 gene encoding pre-mRNA-processing protein 40A, whose amino-acid sequence MASNMQPSGPPQPPRPPMMGSNAQPQNLGPPMPMQFRPVVPSQQPPQFMPPPAQQFRPVGQPMPGANIGMPGQMPHFPQPGQHLSHSSQVPPASQGVPMAYQPARPMSSAPMQPQQQAVYPGGHMPTMGAPMQPPSYTYQPTSIPPVVQPWGQSVPHVTPLVQPGHQPVPATATLPSVNSSEPSSSDWQEHTAAEGKKYYYNKKTRQSSWEKPVELMTPLERADASTEWKEFTTPEGRKYYFNKVTKQSKWTIPDELKAARELAEKASNQQSDRETGTAAALVGSAASEPSTVPANQSSTAVGLIAPSAHDASANPVPPGPVPSHNVDNTSSSSTIGMQNGGTSTAVVPVPTSTEVKLVATDAGTSRNNNESSSVTTGADIEDGTSAEDLEEAKKTMPVAGKINVTPLEEKTSEEEPVVYATKTEAKNAFKSLLESVNVESDWTWEQTMRVIINDKRYGALKTLGERKQAFNEYLNQRKKFEAEEKRIKQRKARDDFLAMLEECKELTSSTRWSKAILMFEDDERFKAVERPREREDLFEGYLVELHKKEKAKAIEEHRRHVAEYKAFLESCDFIKATTQWRKVQERLEDDERCSRLEKIDRLNVFQDYIRYLEKEEEEQKRIQKEHVRRQERKNRDGFRKMLEEHVNDGTLTAKTRWRDYCSQIKESQAYLAVASNTSGSTPKELFDDVIEELDKQYLDDKTCIKEVVKSGKIPMTTSWTLEEFQTAILEDDALKGISTINIKLIYDDQIERLREKEQKDAKKRQRLGENFSDLLYSITEISAASTWDDSKQLFEDSQEFRALDSETYARELFEECVVHLKERLKEKERLREEEKAKREKDREEKEKKKEKERKEKERKEKDREKEREKEKGKDRSRRDETDIDGADVENHGSKDKKRDKQKKHKRRHHDTDDASSERDDKDDAKKSRRHTSDRKKSRKHTHASDSDSENRHKRHRKDRDSSRRNGAHELEDGELGEDGEVH is encoded by the exons ATGGCCAGTAATATGCAGCCTTCTGGGCCGCCTCAG CCTCCCAGGCCTCCCATGATGGGTTCTAACGCTCAGCCACAAAATCTTGGACCACCAATGCCTATGCAG TTTAGGCCAGTGGTTCCTTCGCAACAGCCTCCTCAGTTCATGCCACCACCAGCGCAGCAGTTTCGGCCTGTTGGTCAGCCTATGCCGGGAGCTAACATTGGCATGCCAGGGCAAATGCCACATTTTCCACAACCTGGACAGCATTTGTCTCATTCAAGTCAGGTTCCACCTGCATCACAAGGGGTTCCTATGGCATATCAGCCAGCTAGACCAATGTCATCAGCACCTATGCAGCCGCAGCAACAAGCTGTGTATCCTGGGGGCCATATGCCTACCATGGGCGCCCCTATGCAGCCCCCATCCTATACT TATCAACCAACTTCGATTCCTCCTGTAGTGCAACCCTGGGGACAGAGTGTGCCTCATGTGACTCCTCTAGTGCAGCCTGGACACCAGCCGGTGCCAGCAACAGCTACTTTGCCTTCA GTCAACTCGTCTGAACCTAGCTCTTCAGATTGGCAAGAACACACTGCGGCTGAGGGGAAGAA GTACTACTATAATAAGAAGACTAGGCAATCAAGTTGGGAGAAACCTGTCGAATTGATGACACCTTTGGAG AGGGCTGACGCCTCAACCGAATGGAAAGAATTTACTACTCCAGAAGGACGAAA GTACTATTTCAACAAAGTAACAAAGCAATCAAAATGGACTATTCCTGATGAGTTAAAG gCTGCACGTGAATTGGCAGAGAAGGCATCAAATCAACAATCGGATCGAGAAACAGGAACAGCTGCAGCTCTTGTTGGATCTGCTGCCTCTGAACCTTCTACTGTACCTGCTAATCAGTCTTCAACTGCAGTTGGTTTAATTGCTCCCAGCGCGCATGATGCATCAGCAAACCCTGTTCCTCCTGGTCCTGTCCCATCACATAATGTGGACAACACTTCCAGTTCTTCTACTATTGGCATGCAAAATGGTGGTACAAGTACTGCTGTTGTTCCTGTTCCAACAAGCACAGAAGTTAAATTAGTTGCAACCGATGCAGGGACCAGCAG AAACAATAATGAAAGTTCATCTGTAACAACTGGTGCGGACATAGAAGATGGTACATCTGCTGAAGATTTGGAG GAGGCCAAAAAGACCATGCCAGTTGCAGGGAAGATTAATGTCACTCCACTGGAGGAGAAAACAAGTGAAGAAGAACCTGTAGTCTATGCCACTAAGACG GAGGCAAAAAATGCATTCAAGTCCCTGCTCGAGTCAGTAAATGTTGAGTCTGATTGGACATGGGAGCAG ACTATGAGAGTCATCATAAATGACAAAAGATATGGAGCTTTGAAAACTCTTGGAGAGAGAAAGCAAGCTTTCAATGAG TACTTGAACCAGCGAAAAAAGTTTGAAGCTGAAGAAAAACGTATCAAACAGAGGAAAGCACGTGATGATTTCCTTGCAATGCTGGAA GAGTGCAAGGAGCTTACGTCATCAACAAGATGGAG CAAAGCAATTCTTATGTTTGAAGATGATGAAAGGTTCAAAGCTGTTGAACGTCCAAGGGAGCGTGAAGATTTATTTGAGGGCTATCTTGTGGAACTACATAAGAAG GAAAAAGCCAAGGCTATCGAAGAACACAGAAGGCATGTAGCAGAATACAAAGCTTTTCTAGAATCATGCGACTTCATCAAG GCAACTACTCAGTGGAGAAAAGTTCAAGAACGGCTGGAAGATGATGAACGCTGTTCTCGACTTGAAAAGATCGATCGCTTGAATGTTTTTCAA GACTACATACGGTATCtggagaaagaggaggaagagcagaAGCGGATACAAAAG GAACACGTAAGAAGGCAAGAGAGAAAAAACCGTGATGGATTTCGTAAAATGCTGGAAGAACATGTCAATGATGGCACACTTACTGCAAAAACTCGGTGGCGTGATTACTGCTCACAG ATAAAGGAGTCACAGGCTTACCTGGCAGTGGCGTCAAACACGTCTGGCTCCACGCCAAAAGAGCTATTTGATGATGTGATCGAGGAACTTGATAAACAG TATCTAGATGACAAGACCTGCATCAAAGAAGTGGTGAAGTCTGGAAAG ATTCCAATGACAACCTCATGGACATTGGAGGAATTTCAAACTGCGATTCTGGAGGATGATGCTCTTAAAGGAATATCAACCATCAACATCAag CTTATTTATGATGATCAGATTGAAAGGCTCAGGGAAAAAGAGCAAAAGGATGCTAAGAAGCGCCAGCGATTGGGTGAAAATTTTTCAGATCTTCTGTACTCAATCACG GAAATATCAGCTGCTTCAACGTGGGATGATTCTAAACAGCTATTTGAGGACAGCCAAGAGTTCAG GGCCTTGGACAGTGAGACTTACGCTAGAGAGCTTTTTGAAGAGTGTGTTGTCCACCTGAAGGAAAGGTTAAAAGAGAAAGAACGTTTGAGGGAGGAAGAAAAG gcaaaaagagagaaagaccgtgaagagaaagagaagaagaaagagaaagaaaggaaggagaaagagcGCAAAGAAAAAGACcgggagaaggagagagagaaggaaaaagggaaGGATCGATCAAGGAGAGATGAAACTGATATTGATGGTGCTGATGTGGAGAACCATGGTTCAAAAGATAAGAAAAGAGATAAACAAAAGAAACATAAGAGACGCCACCATGACACAGATGATGCTAGTTCTGAAAGGGATGATAAAGATGATGCTAAGAAATCTCGGAGGCATACCAGTGATCGCAAGAAATCTAGGAAG CATACACATGCTTCAGACTCGGATAGTGAAAACCGGCACAAACGACATAGAAAGGACCGAGATAGTTCCCGAAGAAATGGTGCACATGAGCTGGAAGATGGTGAACTTGGAGAAGACGGCGAGGTCCATTAG